From Gemmatimonadota bacterium, a single genomic window includes:
- the cas2 gene encoding CRISPR-associated endonuclease Cas2, protein MSELRWYIFSYDIRDPKRWRRVYKIVNGYGERLQYSLFRCHLTQTQMEQARHELEKVMAEEDDLLVVRLSPRCKIIERTEGRLWTEPPPRFDII, encoded by the coding sequence ATGAGCGAGCTTCGGTGGTACATTTTCAGCTACGATATCCGGGACCCCAAACGCTGGCGTCGCGTGTATAAGATCGTAAACGGTTACGGGGAACGGCTGCAATACTCGCTGTTCCGATGCCACCTAACTCAGACGCAGATGGAACAGGCCCGGCACGAGCTGGAGAAAGTGATGGCCGAGGAAGATGATCTACTCGTGGTCCGCCTCTCCCCACGCTGCAAGATCATAGAGCGGACTGAAGGTAGACTTTGGACTGAACCACCGCCACGATTTGATATCATTTAA
- the cas1 gene encoding type I-MYXAN CRISPR-associated endonuclease Cas1, with protein sequence MALHALAYCERLFYLEEVEETRVADQRVHAGRTLHDAEVDKNREWQSLELSSEEWGFRGKVDFARYRDGRLVAVEHKKGRSKGDDAWESDKLQVTAYAVLLSEHFDKPVPEGRIRYHASNRTVRVSVDDAALDRLRRSVIRARELSLSLERPPVTDNENLCTKCSLAPVCLPEESRFAAVIDMTDDAASLLKPRRLFPKDDARRVLHVVDRDAQVRRAGLQLVVRNSTGEEKKYPGMDVGAIILHGSAQITSQAIHFAAGNDIAVHWISGGGWYVGGVAPPAGVQRRLRQYQALQDDKLRLRLSRRLAEAKIENQLRFIVRQSRTRNARDKVEVFLDAIRNELQQISRCKDAAALRGCEGIAARSYFSALAQLLDPSEKHMVFSGRSRRPPRDGFNAALSFGYGLLYREVMAAIIAVGLDSTFGFFHAPRTAAHPLALDLMELFRTTLWDMPLIASVNRRQWTGEHLSISKKQVWLSDEGKRLAISLFEQRKQETWKHPVLGYSLSYTRAIELEARLLEKEWSGEEGLFARMRLRG encoded by the coding sequence ATGGCGTTGCACGCGCTCGCTTACTGCGAGCGTCTTTTTTACTTGGAAGAGGTCGAGGAAACCCGTGTTGCCGACCAGCGTGTCCACGCCGGACGTACTCTTCATGACGCCGAAGTCGATAAGAATCGTGAATGGCAGAGCTTGGAGCTTTCCAGCGAAGAATGGGGCTTTCGCGGCAAGGTGGATTTCGCTCGCTATCGCGACGGACGACTCGTTGCCGTCGAGCACAAGAAGGGCCGTTCCAAGGGCGATGACGCCTGGGAAAGCGACAAGCTCCAGGTCACGGCGTATGCTGTGCTCCTTTCCGAGCACTTCGACAAGCCGGTGCCTGAAGGGCGCATACGCTATCACGCCAGCAACAGGACGGTGCGCGTGTCGGTGGACGACGCAGCCCTTGATCGCCTGCGGCGTTCGGTGATCCGTGCAAGGGAGTTGTCTCTTTCACTGGAACGTCCTCCGGTGACCGACAATGAAAACCTGTGTACCAAGTGCTCACTTGCGCCGGTGTGCCTGCCGGAGGAGTCGCGTTTTGCCGCCGTGATAGATATGACCGACGATGCCGCCAGCCTCCTGAAACCACGTCGTCTCTTCCCGAAAGACGACGCACGCCGCGTTCTGCATGTCGTGGACCGCGACGCTCAGGTCAGACGTGCTGGATTGCAACTCGTCGTGCGCAACTCTACGGGGGAGGAGAAGAAGTACCCTGGCATGGACGTTGGAGCCATCATACTGCATGGCAGCGCACAGATCACGTCTCAGGCCATTCACTTCGCCGCTGGCAACGACATCGCTGTACATTGGATTAGCGGAGGCGGTTGGTACGTCGGGGGCGTCGCGCCGCCGGCAGGTGTGCAGCGTCGCTTGCGACAGTACCAGGCTCTGCAGGATGACAAACTGCGCTTACGTCTTTCTCGCCGTTTGGCGGAGGCCAAGATAGAAAACCAGTTGCGGTTCATCGTCCGTCAGTCGCGCACCCGAAATGCGCGTGACAAAGTGGAAGTGTTTCTCGATGCCATTCGGAATGAACTCCAGCAGATATCGCGTTGTAAGGACGCAGCCGCTCTGCGCGGCTGCGAGGGCATAGCCGCCCGGAGTTACTTTTCTGCGCTCGCACAATTACTGGATCCTAGCGAGAAACACATGGTTTTCTCTGGACGCAGCCGCCGACCGCCTCGTGACGGCTTCAACGCCGCGCTTTCTTTCGGTTACGGCCTGCTGTATCGGGAGGTAATGGCGGCGATCATTGCGGTAGGGCTTGATTCCACCTTCGGGTTTTTCCATGCGCCACGCACAGCGGCCCATCCGCTGGCATTGGATTTGATGGAACTATTCCGCACCACGCTGTGGGATATGCCGCTGATAGCCTCCGTCAATCGTCGGCAATGGACAGGAGAGCATCTCTCGATAAGCAAAAAACAGGTTTGGCTTTCCGATGAGGGCAAACGTCTTGCGATAAGCCTATTTGAGCAACGTAAGCAGGAAACCTGGAAACACCCGGTATTGGGGTATTCTCTAAGCTATACGCGCGCTATAGAGTTGGAAGCGCGATTGTTAGAGAAAGAATGGAGTGGCGAAGAAGGGCTGTTTGCCCGCATGCGCCTACGTGGATGA
- the cas5 gene encoding type I-MYXAN CRISPR-associated protein Cas5/Cmx5/DevS, with amino-acid sequence MERCNLDGRRERCGQNVRRAFERQYTAIGVTSEERTILVLRVDVPMTGLRPMWAREYQETYPAPPPSTIYGMLLSLVGVEREDRKRHAGLRIAIAMAENMQDSFWQRREKGRIFRKFRRVAQAKKNADPLADRRPDYQELLLGLEFWLWIDDSQANHPLCGEVRKALDPNKRGEIVRHGALCLGESSHMVNEVTKDSPRGRGRFVAPSEKGLLSMPVWSDHNGDRPAMLNFEIREPEVLTDHPHTDCWITVAPRDWEL; translated from the coding sequence ATGGAAAGGTGCAATCTTGACGGAAGGCGTGAAAGATGCGGTCAAAATGTGCGTCGAGCGTTTGAAAGGCAATACACAGCAATCGGTGTGACTTCAGAGGAAAGAACTATCCTCGTTCTGCGGGTGGATGTCCCTATGACGGGTCTGCGCCCGATGTGGGCGCGGGAATATCAGGAGACCTATCCCGCGCCACCGCCCTCTACAATCTACGGTATGTTGCTATCACTTGTCGGAGTGGAGCGGGAAGACAGGAAGAGGCACGCGGGTTTGCGTATAGCCATTGCTATGGCTGAAAACATGCAGGATTCATTTTGGCAAAGGCGAGAAAAGGGACGCATTTTCCGCAAGTTTCGTCGGGTGGCACAAGCAAAGAAAAACGCGGACCCGCTTGCCGACCGTCGTCCGGACTATCAGGAGTTATTGCTAGGTTTGGAGTTCTGGCTGTGGATAGACGACTCGCAGGCGAATCACCCGCTATGCGGTGAAGTCCGCAAGGCGCTTGATCCCAACAAGCGCGGCGAAATAGTGCGACATGGCGCACTATGCCTCGGAGAGTCCTCCCACATGGTTAACGAAGTTACGAAAGATAGTCCGCGTGGTAGAGGACGCTTTGTGGCCCCGAGCGAAAAAGGACTTCTTTCCATGCCAGTCTGGAGCGATCACAATGGAGACCGGCCTGCCATGCTCAACTTTGAAATTCGTGAGCCAGAGGTATTGACTGACCATCCACATACCGACTGCTGGATCACTGTCGCTCCGCGTGACTGGGAATTATGA
- the cas7i gene encoding type I-B CRISPR-associated protein Cas7/Cst2/DevR, producing MTTHIFGMALTHEGIFSNNRGENEGNTNTLQKVIRNGDLFSTVSAEAIRYALRDGWQQSGENLNRRTRDHRAVEYTDREFNAEEWPNRLDDDVLGFMHASNNTVSRRAPLEVTRAISITPWTGETIHNFAAAGSNPAVKASDPIPYSVEVHHTRYQFGFALTPDSLGRESNDAASTHNDDEKIRRIEATLNGIASLRRVGGAHARYFADYSPEILILRVTTDPAPRMLYCFEQHEGSGDISIYALESKLGRDINPEELIIGTAIDISGLGNLEKDNDGQITGEGSWKGAILTEGVKDAVKMCVERLKGNTQQSV from the coding sequence ATGACCACTCACATCTTCGGAATGGCACTAACGCACGAGGGCATCTTTTCCAACAATAGAGGCGAAAACGAGGGCAACACCAACACTCTTCAGAAAGTCATTCGCAACGGAGACTTGTTCTCCACCGTCTCGGCGGAGGCAATCCGCTATGCTTTACGCGATGGTTGGCAGCAAAGTGGCGAAAACCTTAACAGAAGAACGCGCGATCATCGTGCAGTTGAATATACAGATCGGGAGTTCAATGCCGAGGAGTGGCCAAACCGTCTGGACGATGACGTTCTCGGTTTTATGCATGCTAGCAATAACACTGTCAGTCGGCGCGCACCACTAGAGGTCACCCGTGCGATTTCCATCACGCCTTGGACCGGTGAGACCATACACAACTTTGCCGCGGCTGGTTCAAATCCGGCAGTTAAAGCCAGTGATCCGATCCCTTATTCAGTGGAAGTCCACCATACGCGCTATCAATTCGGATTCGCCTTGACTCCCGATTCTTTGGGGCGGGAAAGCAACGATGCCGCTAGTACACATAATGACGATGAAAAGATCAGGCGTATCGAGGCAACACTGAATGGTATTGCCAGTTTGCGGCGAGTCGGAGGAGCCCATGCCCGCTACTTCGCCGACTATTCGCCGGAAATCCTCATCCTTCGTGTGACCACCGATCCCGCGCCGCGCATGCTCTATTGCTTTGAGCAACATGAGGGAAGTGGCGATATCAGCATCTACGCTTTAGAAAGCAAGCTCGGTCGGGACATTAATCCCGAAGAACTGATTATTGGTACGGCAATTGACATCTCTGGATTAGGTAATTTGGAAAAGGACAATGACGGACAAATCACCGGCGAGGGTTCATGGAAAGGTGCAATCTTGACGGAAGGCGTGAAAGATGCGGTCAAAATGTGCGTCGAGCGTTTGAAAGGCAATACACAGCAATCGGTGTGA
- the cas8a1 gene encoding type I-MYXAN CRISPR-associated Cas8a1/Cmx1, which translates to MSGGEKKAKSTGVTFRLNEPGMGEHERAGLAGLCLSLTAAIVWEKQGRTLPLPKTVEKSLDRLRETVSNLDTPFVEDGLGICLEWSEGNEKAVLEAVVKWAWQVHDGVFFLPGVHRKREHLDCDHLRLHVHNGLLGTFFQFPTTITKEKDPERKVVRFDEEKTFSVSYRRISSDAKLPQHKAIPPKGICGNDTVKAMSSWIYPGSEPRFNNNLSGIQRETGWRGPARFAYLMLFAPIACHYIKLPRSNADNWAYMIPSVENLRGYQRDFLRRNLVNFGNWPFYGEVSGLEDAALRYATRSNASNQSVTVVMGKASFYHAQQKTRNNLWREFTSSDDTSMVFRRYDIFNRVFPAGNMARPTREPKPEESNQKGSHFIVLPNCRERITANILCGDPWYADLAYIPFWQRDRVENDCQNVRERGLSAVGLDLLWKNGDQEKASISPERLWFLKLHHFERKQLMSIANENNLWDDPQEKDMLDAFRGALRRLLNREDAALGRGGSRDLSKRWDNTADRWHRRLLHAKTKLLLATVVHELLAQAARSPGPRDGNLVEPGGPAFLLSRISEDESDESRRMRNNAFQAEFRRMVNHPSDWKKVRDLALLALTTFTDSRLVRNEYNQPT; encoded by the coding sequence ATGAGCGGTGGGGAGAAAAAGGCAAAAAGCACGGGGGTGACTTTCCGTTTGAACGAGCCGGGCATGGGAGAGCATGAGCGTGCGGGCTTGGCGGGATTGTGCCTGAGCTTGACCGCAGCAATAGTGTGGGAAAAGCAAGGGCGGACATTGCCGTTGCCCAAGACCGTCGAAAAGAGCCTGGATAGATTGCGCGAGACGGTAAGCAATTTGGATACCCCTTTTGTGGAAGATGGCTTGGGGATTTGTCTGGAATGGAGCGAAGGGAATGAAAAAGCCGTGCTGGAGGCCGTCGTCAAATGGGCGTGGCAAGTCCATGATGGAGTGTTTTTTCTCCCCGGTGTCCACCGCAAGCGCGAGCATCTGGATTGCGACCATCTGCGTCTGCATGTCCACAACGGTCTATTAGGAACCTTTTTTCAATTCCCAACGACCATCACGAAGGAGAAAGACCCTGAGCGAAAAGTTGTGCGCTTTGACGAGGAGAAAACCTTTTCAGTGTCATATCGCCGTATCTCGTCTGATGCGAAATTGCCTCAGCATAAAGCTATCCCCCCAAAGGGCATTTGTGGTAATGATACAGTAAAGGCAATGTCCTCTTGGATTTATCCGGGATCAGAACCGCGCTTCAACAACAATCTGTCAGGTATTCAACGAGAAACAGGATGGCGCGGTCCGGCACGGTTCGCCTATCTAATGTTGTTTGCGCCTATCGCCTGTCATTATATCAAGTTGCCGCGTTCCAACGCCGATAATTGGGCATATATGATTCCAAGCGTGGAGAACCTGCGGGGGTATCAGCGCGATTTTCTGCGTCGAAACTTGGTCAACTTCGGGAACTGGCCTTTTTACGGCGAGGTCTCAGGTCTAGAGGACGCCGCCTTACGCTATGCGACGAGAAGCAATGCGAGTAACCAGTCTGTTACGGTAGTCATGGGGAAAGCCAGTTTCTATCATGCTCAACAGAAGACTCGGAATAACCTGTGGCGTGAGTTTACCTCCTCCGACGATACATCGATGGTATTCCGGCGCTATGACATTTTTAACCGTGTCTTTCCGGCTGGCAACATGGCCCGGCCGACCCGTGAACCTAAACCCGAAGAAAGCAACCAAAAAGGCAGTCATTTCATTGTGTTACCGAATTGCCGAGAGCGGATTACGGCGAATATCCTGTGTGGCGATCCATGGTACGCTGACTTGGCGTATATCCCGTTTTGGCAGCGCGATCGCGTTGAAAACGACTGTCAGAATGTTAGGGAACGCGGACTGTCGGCGGTGGGGTTGGATTTGCTTTGGAAAAACGGCGATCAGGAAAAAGCGTCCATCTCGCCTGAGCGGTTGTGGTTTTTGAAATTGCATCACTTCGAAAGGAAACAGCTAATGTCGATTGCTAATGAGAATAATTTATGGGATGACCCACAGGAAAAGGACATGCTTGACGCTTTTCGAGGTGCATTACGCCGGCTTCTGAATCGGGAAGATGCAGCTTTGGGAAGAGGCGGGAGCCGGGATCTGTCCAAACGTTGGGATAATACGGCGGACAGATGGCACCGCCGACTTCTCCACGCCAAGACCAAGTTGTTGTTGGCTACAGTGGTCCACGAACTGCTCGCTCAGGCGGCGAGGAGCCCCGGTCCGAGAGATGGCAACTTGGTAGAGCCGGGCGGTCCCGCTTTCCTTTTGTCGAGAATCAGCGAGGATGAGAGCGATGAATCTCGTCGCATGCGCAACAATGCCTTTCAAGCTGAATTCCGCCGTATGGTGAATCATCCCAGCGACTGGAAGAAGGTTCGTGACTTGGCACTTCTGGCGCTGACGACATTTACAGACTCGCGACTTGTTAGGAACGAATACAATCAACCCACCTAA
- the cas3 gene encoding CRISPR-associated helicase Cas3' → MTDVLLAKSKGQENGQNAVSLLDHSKAVLAAARAIIDEVEEYLPAELPKSDLRKLVISGAVLHDLGKANGIFQGKLHPQREEFPKIPWHQRQPLRHEGLSALIIAGYVKAAEKFSADLETELFSECENPEISRWMLAWLVGGHHLQMHHAEDDSSGLVRISGIGSDYIRFHGDLLGKEWQREFPEVLPEALYVPDFCISTNISDGDDHHAALMDNFAWESEELAESLSLDELLLLAFAKAILIAADVAGSALWDGEGDEITRLESGVRASLRNHYNQEDLKAIVRTRLKVGVNADYGTELYPFQRQVRDASKTRVVLEAACGGGKTIAAYEWARQYAEAGRKLVICYPTTGTAAAGFDDYLFAQEELERSLISSRASVDIRRMLANEPEATRGEERELRHPNRDQDLENLMKQDSLEAWGQQAIAATADFVLGLMQNHRRGLFSFPVILKSAIVFDEIHSYDAKMFGSLVRFLRTFPQIPVLLMTASLQPSRREALDAVGVDYELIPGDDNMERAGRYRLEWYEKNKKQSDVSDKYWEAVKDTLDNRGKVLWVCNTVADATCIYDEAEQFGNDVKRILFHSRFCYRHRVNRQNEILAAFNEDKGPCLAVTTQVCEMSLDISANLLVTALPTFPALVQRMGRLNRRYPLESPDGARCLVYDYDGMDGRPYLRADLNAARAAVKKLAEKRRVLSQHDLNNALNEMPEKVDDIKFHSSWLDGGWESKSSTLREGEATVPVLLVQHEDEIREGLNEIGKNPAVKEWLVPILASKQIGRVGSIGGYPLVSGVEYDEEKGAR, encoded by the coding sequence ATGACCGACGTACTACTTGCCAAATCAAAAGGCCAAGAGAACGGCCAGAACGCGGTTTCCCTGCTAGACCACTCGAAGGCCGTCTTGGCGGCTGCCCGTGCGATAATCGACGAAGTGGAAGAATACCTTCCTGCGGAATTACCTAAATCCGATCTGCGGAAACTTGTCATTTCAGGAGCGGTCCTGCACGACCTCGGCAAGGCGAACGGTATTTTTCAAGGCAAACTTCATCCTCAGCGAGAAGAGTTCCCAAAAATCCCATGGCATCAAAGACAACCGCTCCGGCATGAAGGCCTAAGCGCATTGATTATCGCTGGATATGTCAAGGCCGCTGAGAAGTTTTCCGCTGACTTGGAAACGGAGCTTTTTAGCGAGTGCGAGAATCCTGAAATATCCCGATGGATGTTAGCTTGGCTGGTCGGTGGTCATCACCTCCAGATGCACCATGCCGAGGATGACTCATCCGGCTTGGTTCGCATCAGCGGTATTGGTTCCGACTACATCCGGTTTCATGGTGATCTTTTAGGTAAGGAGTGGCAACGGGAATTCCCTGAAGTTTTGCCCGAAGCGCTCTACGTTCCTGATTTCTGCATTTCTACGAATATAAGCGATGGTGACGATCACCACGCTGCCCTGATGGACAATTTCGCGTGGGAATCAGAAGAACTGGCCGAATCGCTGTCGCTCGACGAGTTGCTCCTGCTGGCGTTTGCCAAAGCGATCCTCATCGCGGCGGACGTAGCCGGTTCTGCCCTATGGGACGGTGAGGGCGATGAAATCACCCGATTGGAAAGTGGTGTGCGAGCATCGCTGCGGAATCATTATAATCAAGAGGACTTGAAGGCAATTGTGCGCACCCGGCTCAAGGTTGGAGTAAACGCCGACTACGGGACGGAACTTTATCCATTTCAGCGGCAAGTCCGAGACGCAAGTAAAACCCGCGTCGTTTTGGAAGCTGCCTGCGGTGGCGGTAAGACCATCGCAGCCTATGAATGGGCACGCCAGTACGCCGAAGCCGGACGCAAGTTAGTTATTTGCTATCCGACCACCGGCACAGCGGCGGCAGGATTTGACGACTATCTGTTTGCACAGGAGGAATTGGAACGCAGCCTGATATCTAGCCGAGCCAGTGTGGATATCCGAAGGATGCTAGCCAATGAGCCGGAAGCGACCAGGGGAGAAGAGCGCGAGTTGCGCCACCCCAACCGCGACCAAGATTTGGAAAACCTGATGAAGCAGGATTCGCTAGAGGCTTGGGGTCAGCAAGCCATCGCCGCGACAGCCGATTTCGTCCTAGGACTCATGCAAAACCATCGGCGCGGGCTATTCAGTTTCCCGGTTATCCTCAAAAGCGCCATTGTTTTCGATGAAATCCACAGCTATGACGCCAAAATGTTCGGCTCTCTAGTGCGATTTTTGCGGACGTTTCCGCAGATTCCGGTATTGCTGATGACGGCGTCATTGCAACCGTCTCGGCGCGAAGCGCTGGATGCGGTGGGCGTGGACTACGAGCTCATTCCCGGCGACGACAATATGGAAAGAGCTGGTCGGTATCGCTTGGAATGGTACGAGAAAAACAAAAAACAGTCTGATGTCTCAGATAAGTACTGGGAGGCTGTCAAGGACACACTCGACAACCGGGGCAAGGTGTTGTGGGTATGCAATACCGTTGCCGATGCCACCTGTATTTACGACGAGGCGGAGCAGTTCGGCAACGACGTGAAACGCATCCTGTTCCACAGCCGCTTTTGCTACCGCCATCGCGTGAACCGCCAAAACGAGATATTGGCGGCCTTCAACGAGGATAAGGGACCGTGCTTGGCAGTGACGACGCAGGTGTGCGAAATGTCTTTGGACATCAGCGCGAACTTACTGGTGACGGCTCTCCCAACGTTTCCGGCCCTAGTTCAACGTATGGGACGATTGAACCGACGTTACCCCCTGGAAAGTCCCGACGGTGCTCGGTGCTTGGTCTATGATTACGACGGCATGGATGGGCGCCCTTACCTCCGTGCAGACCTGAACGCGGCTCGCGCCGCCGTCAAGAAACTCGCCGAAAAGCGCCGAGTCCTTTCCCAACACGATCTCAATAACGCACTGAATGAAATGCCGGAAAAGGTTGACGACATCAAGTTCCATTCCTCTTGGCTAGACGGCGGCTGGGAAAGTAAGTCGTCAACACTGCGAGAGGGTGAGGCTACCGTGCCCGTTCTGCTGGTGCAGCACGAAGATGAAATTCGCGAGGGCCTCAACGAGATCGGCAAAAACCCGGCCGTCAAGGAATGGCTAGTTCCGATTCTGGCCAGCAAGCAAATCGGTCGTGTCGGCAGCATCGGAGGTTATCCGCTGGTGTCCGGTGTAGAATACGACGAGGAAAAAGGCGCGAGATGA
- the cas6 gene encoding type I-MYXAN CRISPR-associated protein Cas6/Cmx6 yields the protein MKVHQLPPKLDILFRVIGSEVPSDHGYALYSALSRILETEEDQWIHGNPHIGLHTVRGTPLGNGRRLIGPNARLGLRLPADLLPRSLKLAGKALELDGCKLRIGVSETRALVPAATLYCRIATTKNGDDDARFDAEIGRQLVSLGIRGKVFRVPVNPRESGGRDPSRRIVRVKNKRIVGYSVLATELTGEESILLQERGLGGRRRMGCGVFVPREGTST from the coding sequence ATGAAAGTTCATCAATTGCCCCCAAAATTAGACATTCTGTTTCGCGTCATCGGCTCGGAAGTGCCCAGCGACCATGGATACGCACTGTACAGTGCACTTTCCCGCATTCTGGAAACCGAGGAAGATCAGTGGATACACGGCAATCCGCACATCGGTCTGCACACCGTTCGCGGCACTCCGCTCGGGAACGGCAGACGCCTGATCGGTCCCAACGCCCGCCTCGGTTTGCGCCTGCCAGCCGACCTGCTGCCTCGTTCCCTGAAGCTTGCTGGAAAAGCTCTCGAGTTGGACGGGTGCAAGCTGCGCATCGGTGTCAGTGAGACGCGGGCACTGGTTCCGGCGGCCACCTTGTACTGCCGTATCGCAACCACCAAAAACGGCGACGATGACGCCCGATTCGACGCCGAAATCGGTCGTCAATTGGTTTCCCTCGGCATACGCGGCAAGGTGTTCCGCGTGCCGGTAAATCCCAGGGAAAGTGGCGGTCGTGATCCTAGCCGCCGCATTGTCCGCGTCAAAAACAAGCGCATCGTCGGCTACTCAGTGCTGGCGACGGAACTGACGGGTGAGGAATCTATTCTTTTGCAAGAGCGTGGACTCGGCGGGAGGCGAAGGATGGGTTGTGGGGTTTTTGTTCCAAGAGAGGGGACGAGTACATGA